From Bordetella flabilis, the proteins below share one genomic window:
- a CDS encoding aldehyde dehydrogenase family protein: MTILDQGPDLSARVAGVLPRQRGLYYGGAWHAPRSGAHARSRSPATQEDLGSYALAGAEDVDAAVAAAAAAWPAWRDTPALARADLLRRMAAIVREHAGELALIDAADCGNPVRQMVDDAVFAATQLEYFAGLALELKGETIPTANGSLDYTLREPLGVVARIIPFNHPFMFAAGKVAAPLAAGNTVILKPPEQAPLSTLRLFERIEGLFPRGVLNCLTGDRSTGAALVAHPDVAAVALIGSVNAGRAVMRGAADGLKKVLLELGGKNAMLVYPDADLEKAALGAVRGMNFTWCGQSCGSTSRLFLHESVHDEVLARIVDLTGSLHRPGLPTDTRTTMGALVSREQLDKTLDFIASAQQEGAVLAHGGHRCDTDALRHGYFVEPTILANVTPDMRVAREEVFGPVLAVLKWSDEDALFRAVNGVDYGLTASIWTSSLRTAHLAAARVQAGYVWINGSSAHFTGAPFGGYKRSGIGREECKDELLEFTQIKNVNVTLD; the protein is encoded by the coding sequence ATGACGATCCTGGATCAAGGCCCCGACCTGTCGGCCCGCGTGGCAGGCGTCCTGCCGCGCCAGCGCGGCCTGTACTACGGCGGGGCGTGGCATGCGCCACGTTCGGGCGCACACGCCCGCAGCCGCAGCCCCGCCACCCAGGAAGACCTGGGTTCCTACGCCTTGGCCGGCGCCGAGGACGTCGACGCGGCCGTCGCGGCGGCGGCCGCGGCCTGGCCCGCCTGGCGCGATACGCCGGCCCTGGCCCGAGCGGACCTGCTGCGCCGCATGGCGGCCATCGTGCGGGAGCACGCCGGCGAACTGGCATTGATCGACGCCGCCGACTGCGGCAATCCGGTACGCCAGATGGTCGACGACGCAGTGTTCGCGGCCACGCAACTGGAGTACTTCGCGGGCCTGGCTTTGGAATTGAAGGGCGAGACCATCCCCACCGCGAATGGCTCGCTCGACTACACACTGCGCGAACCGCTGGGCGTGGTCGCGCGCATCATTCCTTTCAACCACCCCTTCATGTTCGCCGCGGGCAAGGTCGCCGCGCCGCTGGCCGCCGGCAATACCGTGATCCTGAAGCCGCCCGAACAGGCGCCGCTGTCGACACTGCGCCTGTTCGAACGGATAGAAGGACTTTTTCCGCGGGGTGTCCTGAACTGCCTGACCGGCGACCGCTCCACGGGCGCGGCGCTGGTTGCCCACCCCGACGTGGCGGCGGTCGCGCTGATCGGCAGCGTGAATGCCGGCCGGGCCGTCATGCGCGGCGCGGCCGACGGCCTGAAGAAGGTATTGCTGGAGCTCGGCGGCAAGAACGCCATGCTGGTCTATCCGGATGCCGATCTGGAAAAAGCCGCGCTGGGCGCGGTGCGCGGCATGAATTTCACGTGGTGCGGCCAATCCTGCGGGTCCACCAGCCGGCTGTTCCTGCACGAGTCCGTGCACGACGAGGTGCTGGCCCGCATCGTCGACCTGACCGGTTCGCTGCATCGCCCCGGCCTGCCGACCGATACGCGCACGACCATGGGCGCACTGGTGTCGCGCGAGCAACTGGACAAGACGCTGGACTTCATCGCGTCGGCGCAACAGGAAGGTGCGGTCCTCGCCCATGGCGGCCATCGTTGCGACACGGATGCATTGCGCCATGGCTACTTCGTCGAACCGACGATCCTGGCGAACGTCACGCCGGACATGCGGGTGGCGCGCGAAGAGGTGTTCGGCCCGGTGCTGGCCGTGCTGAAGTGGTCGGACGAGGACGCGCTGTTCCGGGCGGTCAACGGCGTGGACTATGGCCTGACGGCGTCGATATGGACATCCAGCCTGCGTACCGCCCACCTCGCGGCGGCGCGCGTCCAGGCGGGTTACGTCTGGATCAATGGTTCGTCGGCGCACTTCACCGGCGCGCCTTTCGGCGGCTACAAGCGCTCCGGAATCGGCCGCGAGGAATGCAAGGACGAATTGCTGGAATTCACGCAGATCAAGAACGTCAACGTCACGCTCGACTGA
- a CDS encoding thiamine pyrophosphate-binding protein — MNTHDDRAGRRWGSDYLAELLRHIGLEYVALNPGASFRGLHDSLVNHLGDEAPRMLTVLHEEHAVAIAHGYAKVAGRPMGAILHANVGLMHGSMAIFDAYCDRVPVLVFGATGPVDTARRRPWIDWLHTSKDQGALVRSFVKWDAEPASLEGARDAVMRAAQIATTLPQGPVYVCFDSALQEAPCTGAPPLLPLRRHQAPPRPGPGERAARDIARRLRDARRPVILAGRVSRDEEDWQRRVALAEHCGATVLTDFKVGAAFPTWHPLHGAAPAYFMSEEGLAILRNADVVVSLDWVDLAGTLRSAWGAREAPAHVVQVSLDQTLHNGFGGEHQGLVGADTYLMCDPDEFVTQTLAALAALGAPRMPAQSPPPAHAGAEDAGQPRPGPADRGQAAAPALQDRNEEDDADGIPLSRFAAIISQRLQAAAPACLIRTNLGWPGDAHPFSHPLDYLGYDGGAGVGSGPGMSVGAALALKGGPRLPVAVLGDGDFLMGATALWTAVRYGIPLLVIVANNRSFFNDEVHQEKVALTRGRPVENKWVGQRIETPDIDIAALARAQGALAWGSVAAAPRFAAVLDEAIAAVRQGQVAVVDVRVAREYSKAMARALARGE; from the coding sequence ATGAATACGCACGACGACCGCGCCGGGCGGCGCTGGGGCAGCGACTATCTGGCCGAACTGCTGCGCCATATCGGCCTGGAATACGTGGCCCTGAACCCCGGCGCCAGCTTCCGGGGGCTGCACGACAGCCTGGTCAACCACCTGGGCGATGAGGCGCCACGGATGCTGACCGTACTGCACGAGGAGCATGCGGTGGCCATCGCGCACGGCTATGCCAAGGTGGCGGGCCGGCCCATGGGCGCCATCCTGCATGCCAATGTGGGGCTGATGCACGGTTCCATGGCCATCTTCGACGCCTATTGCGACCGGGTGCCCGTGCTGGTTTTCGGCGCCACGGGACCTGTCGATACCGCGCGGCGCCGCCCCTGGATCGACTGGCTGCATACGTCCAAGGACCAGGGCGCGCTGGTGCGATCCTTTGTCAAGTGGGACGCGGAGCCGGCATCGCTGGAAGGCGCGCGCGATGCGGTCATGCGCGCTGCGCAGATTGCCACGACGCTGCCGCAGGGACCCGTCTACGTGTGCTTCGACAGCGCGCTGCAGGAAGCGCCTTGCACCGGGGCGCCGCCCCTGCTGCCGCTGCGGCGGCACCAGGCCCCGCCGCGGCCCGGCCCGGGCGAGCGCGCGGCGCGGGATATCGCGCGACGCCTGCGCGACGCGCGCCGTCCCGTCATCCTGGCCGGCCGCGTGTCCCGCGACGAGGAAGATTGGCAGCGCCGCGTCGCCCTGGCCGAACACTGCGGAGCCACCGTGCTGACAGATTTCAAGGTGGGCGCGGCCTTTCCGACCTGGCATCCCTTGCACGGCGCGGCGCCCGCGTACTTCATGTCCGAGGAAGGCCTGGCCATTCTGCGCAACGCCGATGTGGTCGTCAGCCTGGATTGGGTCGACCTGGCCGGCACGCTGCGCAGCGCCTGGGGAGCGCGCGAGGCGCCGGCGCACGTCGTCCAGGTATCGCTGGACCAGACCTTGCACAACGGTTTCGGCGGAGAGCACCAGGGCCTGGTCGGCGCCGATACCTACCTGATGTGCGACCCCGACGAGTTCGTCACACAGACCCTGGCCGCCCTGGCGGCGCTGGGCGCGCCGCGCATGCCGGCGCAATCGCCCCCGCCCGCACATGCCGGCGCCGAGGACGCCGGTCAGCCCCGTCCCGGGCCCGCCGACCGCGGGCAAGCGGCCGCGCCGGCGCTGCAGGACAGGAATGAGGAGGACGACGCCGACGGCATACCGTTGTCCCGCTTCGCCGCGATCATAAGCCAGCGCCTGCAAGCCGCCGCGCCCGCTTGCCTGATACGGACCAACCTGGGCTGGCCGGGGGACGCGCACCCTTTCTCGCACCCGCTGGATTACCTGGGCTATGACGGCGGCGCCGGCGTCGGCTCCGGCCCCGGCATGTCCGTGGGCGCGGCGCTGGCACTGAAAGGCGGCCCGCGGCTGCCCGTGGCGGTGCTGGGCGACGGCGACTTCCTGATGGGCGCCACGGCGCTATGGACAGCCGTACGCTACGGCATTCCGCTACTGGTGATCGTGGCGAACAACCGCTCGTTCTTCAACGACGAAGTGCACCAGGAAAAGGTCGCATTGACTCGCGGCCGACCGGTCGAAAACAAATGGGTAGGGCAACGCATCGAGACGCCGGACATCGACATCGCGGCGCTGGCACGGGCGCAGGGCGCGCTGGCCTGGGGCTCCGTCGCTGCCGCGCCGCGGTTCGCCGCCGTGCTTGATGAGGCCATCGCGGCGGTGCGCCAGGGCCAGGTCGCCGTCGTCGACGTCCGGGTCGCCCGCGAGTACAGCAAGGCCATGGCGCGGGCCCTGGCGCGCGGCGAATAA
- a CDS encoding NADP(H)-dependent aldo-keto reductase, with protein sequence MKYRKLGHTDIDVSLIGLGTMTWGEQNSEAQAHEQLDYALAHGVNLVDTAEMYPVPPKAETYGRTETFIGTWLAKTKRRQDIVLASKIAGPVRDPKRPGHIREGKTFHDRKNLTAALDASLKRLQTDYLDLYQLHWPDRTTMTFGQAVYPWVKDDHTVPIAETLSVLQDFVRQGKIRHVGVSNETPWGVARFLKHAEVDHLPRIVSIQNPYNLLNRTFEMGLSEFSHHDGVGLLAYSPLGMGMLTGKYENGARPAGARLSLFTRFTRYSNPQAEAATQEYVALARQHGLTPTQLALAWVNQRPFVTSNLIGATNLAQLKENIESVDVTLPDSVLAAIDAIHARQPNPAP encoded by the coding sequence TTGAAATACCGCAAACTTGGCCATACCGACATCGACGTCAGCCTGATCGGCCTGGGCACCATGACCTGGGGCGAGCAGAATTCCGAGGCGCAGGCCCACGAACAACTCGACTACGCGCTGGCGCACGGCGTCAACCTGGTCGATACGGCGGAAATGTATCCCGTGCCGCCCAAGGCCGAAACCTATGGCCGTACCGAAACCTTCATCGGCACCTGGCTGGCCAAGACCAAGCGCCGCCAGGACATCGTGCTTGCCAGCAAGATCGCCGGCCCGGTGCGCGACCCCAAGCGCCCCGGCCACATCCGCGAAGGCAAGACCTTCCATGACCGCAAGAACCTGACCGCGGCGCTGGACGCCAGCCTGAAGCGCCTGCAAACGGACTATCTGGACCTGTACCAGTTGCATTGGCCGGACCGCACCACGATGACGTTCGGCCAGGCCGTCTATCCCTGGGTGAAGGATGACCACACCGTACCGATCGCCGAGACGCTGTCGGTACTGCAGGACTTCGTGCGCCAGGGCAAGATTCGCCACGTGGGCGTGTCGAACGAAACGCCCTGGGGCGTGGCGCGGTTTCTCAAGCATGCGGAGGTCGACCACCTGCCGCGCATCGTGTCCATCCAGAACCCCTACAACCTGCTCAATCGGACCTTCGAGATGGGCTTGTCGGAATTCAGCCACCACGACGGCGTCGGCCTGTTGGCCTATTCGCCGCTGGGCATGGGCATGCTGACCGGGAAGTACGAAAACGGCGCGCGCCCCGCCGGCGCCCGTCTCTCGCTGTTCACGCGTTTCACCCGCTACAGCAACCCGCAGGCGGAAGCCGCCACGCAGGAGTATGTCGCATTGGCGCGGCAGCACGGCCTGACGCCCACGCAGCTTGCGCTGGCATGGGTCAACCAGCGCCCCTTCGTCACCAGCAACCTGATCGGCGCGACCAACCTTGCGCAGCTCAAGGAGAACATCGAAAGCGTCGACGTCACGCTGCCGGACTCCGTGCTCGCCGCCATCGACGCCATCCACGCGCGCCAGCCGAATCCCGCGCCGTGA
- a CDS encoding (2Fe-2S)-binding protein — protein MITLTVNGVAHSLDIDPSMPLLYALRNHLQLNGAKFGCGMGQCGACTVIVDQAPVFSCQFPVSAIQGRPVRTIEGLGSAEHPGPLQKAFIDKQAAQCGYCIAGMVMRAQALLDRNSAPTEAEIRAHMEPNLCRCGTHMRIIAAISEAAANLRAAGDDPGHAVALAGGAK, from the coding sequence ATGATTACATTGACGGTCAACGGCGTCGCACACAGCCTGGACATCGACCCCTCGATGCCGCTGCTGTACGCGTTGCGCAATCACCTGCAGTTGAATGGCGCCAAGTTCGGCTGCGGCATGGGCCAGTGCGGCGCATGCACGGTCATCGTCGACCAGGCGCCGGTCTTCTCCTGCCAGTTTCCGGTTTCGGCGATCCAGGGCCGCCCGGTACGCACGATCGAGGGCCTGGGCAGCGCCGAGCATCCCGGCCCCCTGCAAAAGGCCTTCATCGACAAGCAGGCGGCCCAATGCGGATACTGTATCGCCGGCATGGTGATGCGGGCGCAGGCGCTGCTGGATCGCAACAGCGCACCCACGGAGGCGGAGATCCGCGCGCATATGGAGCCCAACCTGTGCCGTTGCGGCACGCATATGCGGATCATCGCGGCCATCAGCGAGGCGGCCGCCAACCTGCGCGCCGCCGGCGACGACCCGGGCCATGCCGTGGCCCTCGCGGGAGGGGCGAAATGA
- a CDS encoding glucosyltransferase domain-containing protein yields MPCRNYSGRPVFLAALSLYGLAIWPILHADRFYIDDLGRAYAGYLGWSSDGRPLANVVMELFNLGTPLTDLSPLPQVAALLLFAMLAVQVARRFGIGGTWRAPLIVAPLVAQPFFLENLSYKFDSLTMSLAVTLAALAVVGPVARGWRGVAGMACILASLCLYQPALNVFLVFALAELIHEQARCCAPRALLALAGVRILQLLVACGLYGGIMAATVKGHYATSHQQLPDVAQAWPVMLHNLAAFWRYVTAYTATSWAALPWMLTVAGVVLALGAAIRYAGTHWAASPPRVRLALALGPVAVVLGTAVLPWGPMLILRDPVFAPRVMVGVGALASAALLAVSCALTRWRVERRWHVAVLAAPAYGLFVFAAAYGNALGLQKAYEDRLTADIAQDLSGLADSAGVRRYTLRGHAPRPPVVQHDIRKYPLLDVLVPVYLTAGWGWAGDALRHAGSDLRFLASSDAGAPCAAVPAVRRQAYRIYTKEDMAIVVFPDAACRAG; encoded by the coding sequence ATGCCTTGCAGAAATTATTCCGGCCGCCCTGTCTTTCTTGCCGCCCTGTCGCTTTACGGCCTGGCCATCTGGCCGATTCTCCATGCAGACCGGTTCTACATCGATGACCTGGGGCGGGCGTACGCCGGCTACCTGGGGTGGAGCTCCGACGGCCGCCCGCTGGCCAACGTGGTCATGGAGCTCTTCAATCTCGGTACGCCGCTGACCGATCTATCGCCGCTGCCGCAGGTGGCCGCGCTGTTGCTGTTCGCCATGCTGGCGGTGCAGGTGGCCAGGCGTTTCGGCATTGGCGGGACCTGGCGTGCTCCCCTGATCGTGGCCCCGCTGGTCGCCCAGCCTTTCTTCCTGGAGAACCTTTCCTATAAGTTCGATTCCCTGACCATGTCGCTGGCCGTGACGCTGGCGGCCCTGGCGGTGGTCGGGCCCGTGGCCCGGGGGTGGCGCGGCGTGGCTGGCATGGCCTGCATCCTGGCCAGCCTGTGCCTCTACCAGCCGGCCTTGAATGTCTTCCTGGTCTTCGCGCTCGCGGAACTCATCCACGAACAGGCAAGGTGCTGCGCGCCGCGTGCGCTGTTGGCGCTGGCGGGCGTACGGATACTGCAATTGCTGGTCGCCTGCGGCCTGTACGGCGGCATCATGGCCGCGACGGTAAAGGGCCATTACGCCACCTCTCACCAACAGTTGCCGGACGTGGCGCAGGCCTGGCCGGTCATGCTGCACAATCTGGCCGCGTTCTGGCGCTATGTGACGGCCTACACCGCCACGTCCTGGGCGGCCTTGCCATGGATGCTTACCGTGGCCGGGGTGGTGCTGGCGCTGGGCGCCGCCATCCGTTATGCGGGGACCCACTGGGCGGCCAGCCCGCCGCGCGTGCGGCTCGCCTTGGCGCTTGGTCCCGTCGCCGTCGTGCTGGGGACGGCCGTATTGCCCTGGGGCCCGATGCTGATACTGCGGGATCCGGTGTTCGCGCCACGCGTCATGGTCGGGGTCGGCGCATTGGCTTCGGCCGCCTTGCTGGCGGTGTCGTGCGCGTTGACGCGCTGGCGCGTGGAGCGGCGCTGGCACGTCGCGGTGCTGGCCGCGCCGGCGTATGGCCTGTTCGTCTTCGCAGCCGCGTATGGCAACGCCCTGGGCCTGCAGAAGGCCTACGAGGATCGCCTGACGGCGGACATCGCACAGGATCTGTCAGGGCTCGCCGACAGCGCCGGCGTGCGGCGCTATACGTTGCGCGGCCACGCCCCGCGGCCACCGGTGGTGCAGCACGATATCCGCAAGTACCCTTTGCTCGACGTGCTGGTTCCGGTGTACCTGACAGCGGGGTGGGGCTGGGCGGGCGATGCGCTGCGGCACGCGGGCAGCGACCTGCGTTTCCTTGCGTCCAGCGATGCGGGCGCCCCTTGCGCCGCGGTGCCGGCGGTCAGGCGCCAGGCGTATCGCATCTATACGAAGGAGGACATGGCCATCGTCGTGTTTCCCGACGCGGCGTGCCGGGCCGGATAG
- a CDS encoding LysR family transcriptional regulator translates to MPDLNLAHLHAFALVAELGSFSAAADRLGVSQPAISAQVKQLERRCGVRLLERVGRRAAPTAAGAELLRWRHAIDGAIEGALEAVSQYSTETRGQVRLGSGATAAIHLLPPVLGTLRRQFPDLSVLVSTGNTADFIAAVESNAVDVALVTLPIPERGSLAVMPVAAEDFVAVGPPGMLPDRGKATPRSLARLPLILFEPGANTRVLIDRWFRQADLAPRPVMELGSVEAIKEMVAAGLGCSVLPAMAVTGKAHRADLVVRPLAPGLGRELALALRKDKPLSKALNQVVQAITRCALSGGGPLRAAAP, encoded by the coding sequence ATGCCAGACCTCAATCTCGCCCACCTGCATGCTTTCGCCCTGGTGGCCGAACTCGGCAGTTTTTCCGCGGCCGCTGACCGCCTGGGCGTGTCGCAGCCGGCCATCAGCGCGCAGGTCAAGCAATTGGAACGGCGCTGCGGCGTCCGCTTGCTCGAACGCGTCGGCCGCCGGGCCGCGCCCACCGCGGCCGGGGCGGAGCTGCTGCGATGGCGCCACGCCATCGACGGCGCGATCGAAGGGGCGCTGGAGGCTGTCTCGCAGTATTCCACCGAGACACGTGGCCAGGTCCGCCTCGGATCGGGGGCGACGGCCGCCATCCATCTGCTCCCGCCCGTCCTGGGCACGCTGCGGCGCCAGTTTCCGGACCTGTCCGTCCTGGTCAGTACCGGCAATACCGCGGACTTCATCGCCGCGGTGGAGAGCAATGCCGTCGACGTGGCGCTGGTCACGCTGCCCATACCGGAACGCGGTTCCCTGGCGGTCATGCCGGTCGCGGCGGAAGACTTCGTCGCCGTCGGCCCGCCGGGCATGTTGCCGGACCGCGGCAAGGCGACGCCGCGCAGCCTTGCCAGGCTGCCCCTGATTCTTTTCGAGCCCGGGGCCAATACCCGGGTGTTGATCGACCGCTGGTTCCGGCAGGCCGATTTGGCGCCCAGGCCGGTCATGGAGCTGGGCAGCGTCGAGGCCATCAAGGAAATGGTTGCCGCCGGGCTCGGGTGCAGCGTGCTGCCGGCAATGGCCGTGACAGGCAAGGCCCACCGCGCCGATCTGGTGGTGCGGCCTCTTGCGCCGGGCCTGGGCAGGGAGTTGGCGTTGGCCCTGCGCAAGGACAAGCCTTTGAGCAAGGCGCTGAACCAGGTTGTCCAGGCCATCACGCGCTGCGCGCTGTCCGGAGGCGGCCCCCTGCGCGCGGCGGCGCCCTGA
- a CDS encoding cytochrome c, with protein sequence MKGRVIAAAVLALVIAGGVAACSFAWRNAIEPVDPPAPASFDSASVARGAQLAALGDCLSCHTAAGGKPYAGGTPLQTPFGTLYSTNITPDPDTGIGRWSLAAFARAMREGVARDGHLLYPAFPYPHFTRMSDQDIKDLYAYVMTRTPAKAPPRDNDLVFPLGYRPLIAGWNLFFLHPGPLPEDTTQSAEWLRGRYLVEGPGHCAACHTPMNALGAEEGGKPFAGGHIEGWDVPPLNALGHGQRPWTVAQLTSYLRTGLASEHGAAAGPMEPVTRALSLVSESDVRAMAVYLLSLDPQAPADTPVQAQASSTPALAPSPAQAPTGAATRDAAPAQAVSLNASRADAERLTRGAALFSATCAACHAASAPMTTIGGRPSLALSSVVNADSSRNAINLILQGIPLRGSSASHYMPAFAQTLSDGQIADVLAYLRVNIAQRPAWPATEDMVAKVRKEDQSK encoded by the coding sequence ATGAAAGGAAGAGTTATCGCCGCGGCCGTGCTTGCGCTCGTGATCGCAGGCGGCGTCGCGGCCTGTTCATTCGCGTGGCGCAACGCCATCGAGCCGGTCGATCCCCCCGCGCCGGCCTCCTTCGATAGCGCCTCGGTGGCCCGTGGGGCGCAATTGGCCGCGCTGGGCGATTGCCTGTCCTGTCATACCGCCGCGGGCGGCAAGCCCTATGCGGGCGGCACGCCCCTGCAAACGCCTTTCGGCACCTTGTACAGCACCAACATCACCCCCGATCCGGACACCGGCATAGGGCGATGGTCGCTGGCGGCCTTTGCCCGCGCCATGCGCGAAGGCGTGGCGCGCGACGGCCATCTGCTGTATCCCGCCTTCCCTTATCCGCATTTCACGCGCATGAGCGACCAGGACATCAAGGACCTGTACGCCTACGTGATGACGCGCACGCCGGCCAAGGCGCCGCCGCGCGATAACGACCTGGTCTTCCCGCTGGGATACCGGCCCCTGATCGCCGGCTGGAACCTGTTCTTCCTGCATCCCGGGCCCTTGCCGGAGGACACTACGCAGAGCGCCGAATGGCTGCGCGGCCGCTACCTGGTCGAAGGTCCCGGACACTGCGCCGCCTGCCACACGCCGATGAATGCCCTGGGCGCTGAAGAGGGCGGCAAGCCTTTCGCGGGCGGGCATATCGAAGGCTGGGACGTGCCGCCTCTCAATGCGCTCGGCCATGGGCAGCGTCCCTGGACGGTTGCCCAACTGACCTCTTACCTGCGTACGGGGCTGGCGAGCGAGCACGGGGCAGCCGCCGGTCCGATGGAGCCGGTGACCCGCGCGTTGAGCCTGGTGTCCGAAAGCGATGTGCGCGCGATGGCCGTGTATCTGTTGTCGCTGGACCCCCAGGCGCCGGCGGATACGCCGGTGCAAGCCCAGGCCTCGTCCACGCCGGCCCTGGCGCCGTCACCTGCCCAGGCGCCAACCGGGGCGGCCACCCGGGACGCCGCGCCGGCCCAGGCCGTGTCGCTGAACGCATCGCGGGCCGATGCCGAGCGCCTGACGCGCGGGGCGGCCCTGTTCAGCGCCACCTGCGCGGCCTGCCATGCCGCGTCCGCGCCCATGACGACCATTGGCGGGCGGCCATCGCTGGCCCTGAGCTCGGTCGTCAATGCCGATAGCTCGCGCAACGCCATCAACCTGATCCTGCAGGGCATACCCCTGCGGGGATCTTCCGCTTCCCACTACATGCCCGCTTTCGCGCAGACCCTGAGCGACGGCCAGATCGCCGACGTGCTGGCCTACCTGCGCGTGAATATCGCGCAGCGTCCTGCCTGGCCGGCGACGGAAGACATGGTCGCCAAAGTCCGCAAGGAGGACCAGTCCAAATGA